One Amorphoplanes digitatis genomic window carries:
- a CDS encoding amino acid ABC transporter permease yields MSTELYRPSEIQRGRTAYRRRQTIRSVLLAALSTAVLGVLLVVAVTGAPGWDRVKQSFFNPEVARRWLPAILEGLWLNIRLLAVCAVLALALGLLIATLRTLRGPVFFPVRALATGYTYTFRGLPLIIVIYLAAFGVPGLRLQGTPGVLVLGGAALIITYGAYLAEVFRAGIESVHPSQLAAARSLGLTYRQTMRHVVLPQAIRRVAPPLLNDTVALQKDVGLVSLAGPIDAVRAAQIGVAQDANFTPYIVAGVLFVLLAIPLIAFTDWVTLRAARRQSAGA; encoded by the coding sequence GTGAGCACCGAGCTGTACCGGCCGTCGGAGATCCAGCGCGGGCGGACCGCCTACCGGCGACGGCAGACGATCCGCTCCGTGCTGCTCGCGGCCCTCTCCACCGCCGTCCTCGGCGTGCTGCTCGTGGTCGCGGTCACCGGCGCGCCCGGCTGGGACCGGGTCAAGCAGTCGTTCTTCAACCCCGAGGTGGCCCGGCGCTGGCTGCCGGCCATCCTCGAGGGTCTCTGGCTCAACATCCGGCTGCTGGCCGTCTGCGCGGTCCTCGCCCTGGCCCTCGGCCTGCTGATCGCGACGCTGCGCACCCTGCGCGGTCCGGTCTTCTTCCCGGTACGGGCGCTCGCGACGGGCTACACGTACACGTTCCGGGGCCTGCCGCTGATCATCGTGATCTACCTGGCCGCCTTCGGCGTGCCCGGCCTGCGGCTACAGGGCACCCCGGGGGTGCTGGTGCTGGGCGGGGCCGCGCTGATCATCACGTACGGTGCGTACCTGGCCGAGGTCTTCCGGGCCGGCATCGAATCGGTGCACCCGAGCCAGCTCGCCGCGGCCCGGTCGCTGGGGCTGACGTACCGGCAGACGATGCGGCACGTGGTGCTGCCGCAGGCGATCCGCCGGGTGGCGCCGCCGCTGCTCAACGACACGGTGGCGCTCCAGAAGGACGTCGGGCTGGTGTCACTCGCCGGCCCCATCGACGCCGTCCGCGCCGCGCAGATCGGCGTCGCACAGGACGCCAACTTCACGCCCTACATCGTGGCCGGGGTGCTCTTCGTGCTGCTGGCGATCCCGCTTATCGCCTTCACCGACTGGGTCACGCTGCGCGCGGCCCGCCGCCAGTCCGCGGGGGCCTGA
- a CDS encoding amino acid ABC transporter ATP-binding protein — MLLSCENVRKTFGAGVVLDDLSLEVAEHRVVALIGASGSGKSTLLRCINLLTEIDDGVIRLDGEDITDPRVDPDLVRRRIGMVFQSYNLFPHMTVLRNITLAPGRVHRRDAAEVREQAMDWLGRVGLADKADSYPDRLSGGQQQRVAIVRALVNSPRLLLLDEVTSALDPELVGEVLTMIRGLKDDGMTMVLATHEMGFARQVADQVVFLDGGRVLEAGPPDRVLGDPSEPRTRQFLARIIEAGRL, encoded by the coding sequence ATGCTGCTGTCCTGCGAGAACGTCCGCAAGACCTTCGGCGCCGGCGTCGTGCTCGACGACCTGTCGCTGGAGGTCGCCGAGCACCGGGTGGTCGCGCTGATCGGCGCCTCCGGATCGGGCAAGTCGACGCTGCTGCGCTGCATCAACCTGCTCACCGAGATCGACGACGGCGTCATCCGGCTCGACGGCGAGGACATCACCGACCCGCGGGTCGACCCGGACCTGGTGCGGCGGCGCATCGGCATGGTGTTCCAGTCGTACAACCTCTTCCCGCACATGACCGTGCTGCGCAACATCACGCTGGCGCCCGGCCGGGTGCACCGGCGGGACGCCGCCGAGGTCAGAGAGCAGGCCATGGACTGGCTCGGCCGGGTCGGGCTGGCCGACAAGGCGGACAGCTATCCCGACCGGCTCTCCGGCGGCCAGCAGCAGCGGGTCGCGATCGTCCGGGCGCTGGTCAACAGCCCCCGGCTGCTGCTGCTCGACGAGGTCACCTCGGCGCTCGACCCGGAGCTGGTCGGCGAGGTGCTGACGATGATCCGCGGCCTCAAGGACGACGGCATGACGATGGTGCTCGCCACCCACGAGATGGGCTTCGCCCGGCAGGTCGCCGACCAGGTGGTCTTCCTGGACGGCGGCCGGGTGCTCGAGGCGGGCCCGCCCGACCGGGTGCTCGGCGACCCGTCGGAGCCAAGGACCCGGCAGTTCCTGGCCCGGATCATCGAGGCCGGCCGGCTGTAG
- the rplT gene encoding 50S ribosomal protein L20, producing the protein MARVKRAVNAQKKRRTLLETASGYRGQRSRLYRKAKEQVLHSMQYAYRDRRDRKGDFRQLWITRINAGARANGLTYNRLIQGLKLAGVEVDRKILADMAVNDAASFAAIVEIARAAVAAEGTGGAAAQAA; encoded by the coding sequence ATGGCACGCGTCAAGCGGGCAGTGAACGCCCAGAAGAAGCGCCGTACGCTGCTGGAGACCGCCAGCGGCTACCGCGGGCAGCGCTCGCGCCTGTACCGCAAGGCCAAGGAGCAGGTGCTGCACTCGATGCAGTACGCGTACCGCGACCGCCGTGACCGCAAGGGCGACTTCCGCCAGCTGTGGATCACGCGCATCAACGCGGGCGCGCGGGCCAACGGCCTGACCTACAACCGCCTGATCCAGGGCCTGAAGCTGGCCGGCGTCGAGGTGGACCGCAAGATCCTGGCCGACATGGCCGTCAACGACGCCGCCTCGTTCGCGGCGATCGTCGAGATCGCGCGTGCCGCCGTCGCGGCCGAGGGCACCGGCGGCGCCGCCGCGCAGGCTGCCTGA
- a CDS encoding PQQ-dependent sugar dehydrogenase — MALINRAGLAAVVAGCLLAGCDGGGADGVPVVVATSTAVSTPRSVPDLDAGEEIARGIDVPWGLAFLPGGDALVAERDTGRVLRLTPGGGAAREVYRVPGVRARNEGGLLGLAVSPAFADDGMVYAYFTAARDNRIVRFRLGGGPPEVVFDGIAKARYHNGGRIAFGPDGMLYVGTGDAGETSRAPDPASPNGKILRLTPGGAPAPGNPVADSPVYSLGHRNVQGLAWDSAGRLFATEFGQSELDEVNLIRPGRDYGWPEVEGTGDTDGGRYTNPLVTWSVRDASPSGMAIAGDTAYVAALRGQRLWTIPLRGDTVGAPSAVFEKRYGRLRTVDIAPDGALWLTTSNTDGRGDVRDGDDRVLRFPAG, encoded by the coding sequence ATGGCACTCATCAACCGGGCGGGCCTGGCCGCGGTGGTCGCCGGCTGCCTCCTCGCGGGCTGTGACGGCGGCGGCGCCGACGGCGTGCCCGTCGTCGTCGCCACGAGCACCGCGGTCAGCACGCCGCGGTCGGTACCGGATCTCGACGCCGGCGAGGAGATCGCCCGGGGCATCGACGTGCCGTGGGGGCTCGCCTTCCTGCCGGGCGGCGACGCTCTGGTCGCCGAGCGGGACACCGGCCGGGTGCTGCGGCTGACGCCCGGCGGCGGCGCGGCGCGCGAGGTGTACCGGGTGCCGGGCGTCCGGGCCCGTAACGAGGGCGGCCTGCTGGGTCTGGCCGTCTCGCCCGCCTTCGCGGACGACGGCATGGTCTACGCCTACTTCACCGCGGCCCGGGACAACCGCATCGTGCGGTTCCGGCTCGGCGGCGGACCGCCCGAGGTGGTCTTCGACGGCATCGCCAAGGCCCGGTACCACAACGGCGGGCGGATCGCGTTCGGGCCCGACGGCATGCTCTATGTGGGCACCGGGGACGCCGGCGAGACGTCCCGGGCGCCGGACCCGGCGAGCCCCAACGGCAAGATCCTGCGGCTGACCCCTGGCGGCGCGCCGGCGCCGGGCAACCCGGTGGCGGATTCGCCGGTGTACAGCCTGGGCCACCGCAACGTGCAGGGACTGGCCTGGGACTCCGCGGGGCGGCTGTTCGCCACCGAGTTCGGGCAGAGCGAACTCGACGAGGTGAACCTCATCCGGCCCGGGCGCGACTACGGCTGGCCCGAGGTCGAGGGGACCGGTGACACCGACGGCGGGCGCTACACCAACCCGCTCGTCACGTGGTCCGTGCGCGACGCCTCGCCGTCCGGGATGGCGATCGCCGGCGATACCGCCTACGTCGCCGCCCTGCGCGGGCAGCGGCTGTGGACCATCCCGCTGCGCGGCGACACCGTCGGCGCGCCGTCCGCGGTGTTCGAGAAGCGCTACGGCCGGCTCCGGACCGTCGACATCGCACCGGACGGCGCGCTCTGGCTGACCACCTCGAACACCGACGGCCGCGGCGACGTCCGCGACGGCGACGACCGGGTCCTGCGCTTCCCGGCGGGATGA
- a CDS encoding PH domain-containing protein encodes MTSTEATVVFRPRRIRWVAGATAAAVVVLFTVLSFGLHGSTGDTMGQFQRGDQGAMIGLGVLIGLGILAFTRPRVIADAAGVKVRNVLGGYELPWSAVRAVRFDRNSPWASLEMLDDDTVPVHALQAVDKEYAVEGVRALRALHSAATS; translated from the coding sequence GTGACTTCGACCGAGGCGACCGTGGTGTTCCGGCCCCGCCGCATCCGCTGGGTGGCCGGCGCGACGGCGGCCGCCGTCGTCGTGCTCTTCACCGTGCTCAGCTTCGGCCTGCACGGGTCGACCGGCGACACGATGGGCCAGTTCCAGCGCGGCGACCAGGGCGCGATGATCGGGCTGGGCGTGCTGATCGGGCTCGGCATCCTCGCCTTCACCCGGCCACGGGTGATCGCGGACGCGGCGGGCGTGAAGGTGCGAAACGTGCTGGGCGGCTACGAGCTGCCCTGGTCCGCGGTGCGGGCGGTGCGCTTCGACCGCAACTCGCCGTGGGCGTCGCTGGAGATGCTCGACGACGACACGGTGCCGGTCCACGCGCTCCAGGCCGTCGACAAGGAGTACGCGGTCGAGGGCGTCCGCGCACTTCGCGCCCTCCATTCGGCGGCGACGTCCTGA
- the rpmI gene encoding 50S ribosomal protein L35 produces MPKMKSHTGMGKRVKVTGKGKIVRELAGKRHLLEGKSSHVTRRMTGTVTVAKADTKRVKKMLGR; encoded by the coding sequence GTGCCGAAGATGAAGAGCCACACCGGCATGGGCAAGCGGGTGAAGGTCACCGGCAAGGGCAAGATCGTCCGGGAGCTGGCCGGTAAGCGCCACCTGCTGGAGGGCAAGTCCTCCCACGTCACGCGTCGGATGACCGGTACGGTCACGGTGGCCAAGGCCGACACCAAGCGAGTTAAGAAGATGCTGGGCCGCTGA
- the hisG gene encoding ATP phosphoribosyltransferase, translating into MLRIAIPNKGTLSAPAAQMLRDAGYRQRTDPKELVCRDEANNVEFFYLRPRDIATYVGSGDLDLGVTGRDLLVDSGVPARELLDLGFGGATFRWAAPAGSLASAEAIGGRRIATAYPGVVERYLDEHDLKAEVVRLDGAVENAVRLGVADLIADVVETGTTLRQAGLVTVGEPIMRSSAILIGREPAADSGASAQLMRRLQGVLVARGYVMLAYDVRADLLESATALTPGIESPTVSPLHREGWVAVQAMVRRDDVHQIMDELYDLGARAILVTDISNCRL; encoded by the coding sequence ATGCTGCGCATCGCCATTCCGAACAAAGGCACCCTGTCCGCTCCGGCCGCGCAGATGCTGCGCGACGCCGGCTACCGCCAGCGCACCGACCCCAAGGAACTCGTCTGCCGTGACGAGGCCAACAACGTCGAGTTCTTCTACCTGCGTCCGCGCGACATCGCCACGTACGTGGGGTCGGGTGATCTCGATCTCGGCGTGACCGGCCGGGACCTGCTCGTCGACTCCGGTGTGCCCGCGCGGGAGCTGCTCGACCTGGGCTTCGGCGGTGCCACGTTCCGCTGGGCCGCCCCGGCCGGCTCGCTCGCCTCCGCCGAGGCGATCGGCGGGCGGCGCATCGCCACCGCGTACCCCGGGGTGGTCGAGCGCTACCTCGACGAGCACGACCTCAAGGCCGAGGTGGTGCGCCTCGACGGCGCGGTGGAGAACGCCGTGCGCCTGGGCGTCGCCGACCTGATCGCCGACGTGGTGGAGACCGGCACCACGCTGCGCCAGGCCGGGCTGGTCACCGTCGGCGAGCCGATCATGCGCTCCTCGGCGATCCTGATCGGCCGCGAGCCGGCGGCGGACTCCGGCGCGTCCGCGCAGCTCATGCGGCGTCTGCAGGGCGTGCTGGTCGCCCGCGGCTACGTGATGCTCGCCTACGACGTGCGCGCCGACCTGCTGGAGAGCGCGACCGCGCTGACACCGGGCATCGAATCGCCGACGGTGTCGCCGCTGCACCGCGAGGGCTGGGTGGCGGTGCAGGCCATGGTCCGGCGCGACGACGTGCACCAGATCATGGACGAGCTCTACGATCTCGGCGCGCGGGCGATCCTTGTTACCGACATCTCCAACTGCCGCCTGTGA
- a CDS encoding riboflavin synthase: MFTGIVEELGEVVYLTDAGGDSAVIAVRGPVVTSDARHGDSISVNGVCLTVIDNVDGVFTADVMGESLRRSSLGVLRPGSQVNLERAATVGSRLGGHLVQGHVDGVGAIVAREPADEWEVLRFSLPPELARYVVEKGSITVDGVSLTVMEVTEDTFSVGLIPTTLKLTVLGAKSVGDPVNLEVDVIAKYVEKMLGDRHVG; encoded by the coding sequence ATGTTCACCGGCATCGTCGAGGAACTGGGTGAGGTCGTCTACCTCACCGACGCGGGCGGAGACTCGGCGGTCATCGCCGTACGCGGGCCCGTCGTCACGTCCGACGCCCGGCACGGCGACTCGATCTCGGTCAACGGCGTCTGCCTGACCGTCATCGACAACGTCGACGGCGTCTTCACCGCCGACGTGATGGGCGAGAGCCTGCGCCGGTCCTCGCTCGGCGTGCTCAGGCCGGGCAGCCAGGTCAACCTGGAGCGCGCGGCGACCGTCGGCAGCCGGCTCGGCGGGCATCTCGTGCAGGGTCACGTCGACGGGGTCGGCGCGATCGTCGCCCGCGAGCCCGCCGACGAGTGGGAGGTGCTGCGCTTCTCGCTGCCGCCCGAGCTGGCCCGCTACGTGGTGGAGAAGGGCTCGATCACCGTGGACGGCGTCTCGCTGACCGTCATGGAGGTCACCGAAGACACGTTCAGCGTCGGGCTCATCCCGACCACGCTCAAGCTCACCGTCCTGGGCGCCAAGTCCGTCGGCGACCCCGTGAACCTCGAGGTCGACGTGATCGCCAAGTATGTCGAGAAGATGCTGGGAGACCGTCATGTTGGCTGA
- a CDS encoding phosphoribosyl-ATP diphosphatase, whose product MKTFEELFAELQAKAVQRTEGSSTVAALDRGVHFIGKKVVEEAAESWMAAEHEGPERAAEEISQLLYQAQVLMIATGLELKDVYRHL is encoded by the coding sequence GTGAAGACGTTCGAAGAGTTGTTCGCCGAGTTGCAGGCGAAGGCGGTGCAGCGGACCGAGGGCTCGTCCACCGTGGCGGCGCTGGATCGTGGCGTGCACTTCATCGGGAAGAAGGTCGTCGAAGAGGCGGCCGAGTCCTGGATGGCCGCCGAGCACGAGGGGCCGGAGCGCGCCGCCGAGGAGATCTCCCAGCTGCTCTACCAGGCACAGGTCCTGATGATCGCCACCGGGCTCGAGCTGAAGGACGTGTACCGACATCTCTGA
- the infC gene encoding translation initiation factor IF-3: MNEQIRAREVRLVGPEGEQVGIVPLERALQLAADVDLDLVEVAPMARPPVCKLMDFGKFKYESALKAREARRNQQQTVIKEMKLRPKIDPHDYETKKGHVVRFLKAGDKVKVTIMFRGREQSRPELGFRLLRRLSEEISELGFVEASPKQDGRNMIMVLAPHRATKAAAAAVIAANARPPREPREGDVAEAPPAAAPVDSTAATAE; encoded by the coding sequence GTGAACGAGCAGATCCGGGCACGAGAAGTCCGACTGGTCGGCCCTGAGGGTGAGCAGGTGGGCATCGTCCCGCTCGAGCGCGCCCTCCAGCTGGCCGCAGACGTCGACCTGGACCTGGTCGAGGTAGCGCCGATGGCGCGCCCGCCGGTGTGCAAGCTCATGGACTTCGGCAAGTTCAAGTACGAGAGTGCACTCAAGGCGCGCGAAGCCCGGCGCAACCAGCAGCAGACCGTCATCAAGGAAATGAAGCTCCGGCCGAAGATCGACCCGCACGACTACGAGACCAAGAAGGGTCACGTGGTCCGGTTCCTCAAGGCGGGCGACAAGGTCAAGGTGACGATCATGTTCCGTGGTCGTGAGCAGAGCCGCCCCGAGCTGGGTTTCCGGCTCCTGCGCAGGCTCAGCGAAGAGATCTCGGAGCTGGGTTTCGTCGAGGCGAGTCCGAAGCAGGACGGCCGAAACATGATCATGGTGCTGGCACCGCACCGCGCCACCAAGGCCGCCGCAGCGGCCGTGATCGCGGCCAACGCGCGTCCGCCGCGCGAGCCGCGCGAGGGTGACGTCGCCGAGGCACCCCCGGCCGCCGCGCCGGTCGACAGCACCGCCGCCACTGCAGAGTAA
- a CDS encoding ABC transporter substrate-binding protein, translating to MVSRYTIAAVGGAAVLLTTLAGCAPADEGSPSAGASASPSGSACPAGALDTQTAGKLTIGTDNPAYEPWFSDNKPSNGKGFESAVAYQVAERLGYPAQNVVWTQVTFSNAIAPGPKTFDFNINQFSITPERRKAVDFSSPYYLVRQTVITTKGSKIASAKSLADLKSAKLGAQVGTTSYQAITEVIKPDTKPLVYNNNDDAKAALENGQVDGIVVDLPTAFYMTGAELDDGVIVGQLPQVGVPEQFGLVLDLESPLTGCVSQAVDQLRQDGTLAVLEKQWLAGTNGAPELS from the coding sequence ATGGTCAGCAGATACACCATCGCCGCGGTAGGCGGCGCGGCCGTGCTCCTCACCACGCTCGCGGGCTGCGCGCCCGCCGACGAGGGAAGCCCCTCCGCCGGGGCCTCCGCCTCGCCCTCCGGCTCCGCCTGCCCGGCCGGCGCGCTCGACACGCAGACCGCCGGCAAGCTCACGATCGGCACCGACAACCCGGCGTACGAGCCGTGGTTCTCCGACAACAAGCCCAGCAACGGCAAGGGCTTCGAGTCGGCGGTCGCCTACCAGGTCGCCGAGCGGCTCGGCTACCCGGCGCAGAACGTCGTGTGGACCCAGGTGACGTTCAGCAACGCCATCGCGCCGGGCCCGAAGACGTTCGACTTCAACATCAACCAGTTCTCGATCACGCCCGAGCGGCGCAAGGCCGTCGACTTCTCCTCGCCGTACTACCTGGTCCGGCAGACGGTGATCACGACAAAGGGTTCGAAGATCGCTTCCGCGAAGTCACTCGCGGACCTCAAGTCCGCCAAGCTCGGCGCGCAGGTCGGCACCACCAGCTACCAGGCGATCACCGAGGTGATCAAGCCGGACACCAAGCCGCTGGTCTACAACAACAACGACGACGCCAAGGCGGCCCTGGAGAACGGCCAGGTCGACGGCATCGTTGTCGACCTGCCCACCGCGTTCTACATGACCGGGGCCGAGCTCGACGACGGCGTGATCGTCGGGCAGCTGCCGCAGGTCGGCGTACCGGAGCAGTTCGGGCTGGTTCTCGACCTCGAGTCGCCGCTGACCGGCTGCGTCTCACAGGCCGTCGACCAGTTGCGCCAGGACGGCACCCTCGCGGTGCTCGAGAAGCAGTGGCTGGCCGGCACGAACGGTGCTCCCGAGCTGTCGTGA
- the ribH gene encoding 6,7-dimethyl-8-ribityllumazine synthase, producing MAGFGDPHLTTVDAAGLKLGIVGSRWHSDLVDHMVERAHAAAKASGVNDVTVVRVVGSVELPVVAQALAKRCDAVVALGVVIRGETPHFEYVNDAVTMGLTRVSLDERTPVAHGVLTVESLGQAKDRAGLEDSIEDKGWQSTIAVLDAAIAIRSLGG from the coding sequence ATGGCCGGTTTCGGTGATCCGCACCTGACCACCGTCGACGCCGCCGGGCTCAAGCTCGGCATCGTCGGCTCGCGTTGGCACTCCGACCTGGTCGACCACATGGTCGAGCGTGCGCACGCGGCCGCCAAGGCGTCCGGCGTCAACGACGTGACCGTGGTGCGGGTCGTCGGCTCGGTGGAGCTGCCCGTCGTGGCACAGGCGCTGGCCAAGCGCTGCGACGCGGTCGTCGCGCTCGGCGTGGTCATCCGCGGGGAGACCCCGCACTTCGAGTACGTCAACGACGCGGTGACGATGGGCCTGACCCGGGTCTCGCTGGACGAGCGGACCCCGGTCGCGCACGGCGTGCTGACCGTGGAGAGCCTGGGCCAGGCGAAGGACCGGGCCGGCCTGGAGGACTCTATCGAGGACAAGGGCTGGCAGTCGACGATCGCCGTGCTCGACGCGGCCATCGCGATCCGGAGCCTGGGCGGCTAG
- a CDS encoding bifunctional 3,4-dihydroxy-2-butanone-4-phosphate synthase/GTP cyclohydrolase II: protein MLADIERAVADIAAGRAVIVVDDEDRENEGDLIFAAEHATPELLAFMVRYTSGYICVPMTEDEADRLDLPPMFHTNQDRRGTAYAVTVDAREGVSTGISAADRAHTIRLLASADTKPSDLSRPGHVVPLRAKAGGVLRRPGHTEAAIDLSVLAGLRPAGVLCEMVNDDGTMMRMPDLEKFAVEHDLALISIADLIAYRRRHERQVERVVETRLPTEHGDFTAVGFRGDVDGAEHVALVFGDLGDGEDVLVRVHSECLTGDVFGSVRCDCGPQLDAALDRVAEAGRGVVLYMRGHEGRGIGLLHKLQAYQLQDRGLDTVDANLELGLPADARDFGTGAQILYELGVRSMRLLTNNPAKRAGLEGYGLTVSGREAMPVRLHPENVRYLRTKRDRMGHLFEALG, encoded by the coding sequence ATGTTGGCTGACATCGAACGGGCCGTCGCGGACATCGCCGCCGGCCGCGCGGTGATCGTGGTGGACGACGAGGACCGCGAGAACGAGGGCGACCTGATCTTCGCGGCCGAGCACGCCACGCCCGAGTTGCTGGCGTTCATGGTCCGCTACACGTCCGGCTACATCTGCGTGCCGATGACCGAGGACGAGGCGGACCGGCTCGACCTGCCGCCGATGTTCCACACCAACCAGGACCGTCGCGGTACGGCGTACGCGGTGACGGTCGACGCCCGAGAGGGCGTGAGCACCGGCATCTCGGCCGCCGACCGGGCGCACACGATCCGGCTGCTCGCCTCGGCCGACACCAAGCCGAGCGACCTGTCGCGCCCGGGGCACGTGGTGCCGCTGCGGGCCAAGGCCGGCGGCGTGCTGCGCCGTCCCGGTCACACCGAGGCCGCGATCGACCTGTCGGTCCTCGCCGGACTGCGCCCGGCCGGCGTGCTGTGCGAGATGGTCAACGACGACGGCACCATGATGCGGATGCCCGACCTGGAGAAGTTCGCCGTCGAGCACGACCTGGCGCTGATCAGCATCGCCGACCTGATCGCCTACCGGCGGCGCCACGAGCGGCAGGTCGAGCGGGTCGTCGAGACCCGGCTGCCGACCGAGCACGGCGACTTCACCGCGGTCGGCTTCCGCGGCGACGTGGACGGCGCCGAGCACGTCGCCCTGGTCTTCGGCGACCTCGGCGACGGCGAGGACGTGCTGGTCCGGGTCCACTCGGAGTGCCTGACCGGCGATGTCTTCGGCTCGGTGCGCTGCGACTGCGGGCCGCAGCTCGACGCCGCCCTCGACCGGGTGGCCGAGGCCGGGCGCGGGGTCGTGCTCTACATGCGCGGGCACGAGGGTCGCGGCATCGGGCTGCTGCACAAACTCCAGGCGTACCAGTTGCAGGACCGCGGCCTGGACACCGTGGACGCGAACCTGGAGCTCGGCCTGCCCGCCGACGCCCGCGACTTCGGCACCGGCGCGCAGATCCTCTACGAGCTGGGCGTGCGCTCGATGCGGCTGCTCACCAACAACCCGGCGAAGCGGGCCGGGCTGGAGGGCTACGGCCTGACGGTGAGCGGGCGCGAGGCGATGCCGGTGCGCCTGCACCCCGAGAACGTGCGCTACCTGCGGACGAAGCGGGACCGGATGGGCCACCTGTTCGAGGCACTGGGCTGA
- a CDS encoding TrmH family RNA methyltransferase: MLFPPGGNVTFSPRTPRVVAARRLQRRRDRDQTGRFLAEGPQAVRSALAAGVVLELFGTDAALSRHADLAAQAPVVSPVDEPGLAALAETVQPQGLVAVCEQIDVPLAEALSKGPRLVAVAAEIRDPGNAGTILRTADAAGATAVIFAGDAVDPYNGKCVRASAGSLFHLDVVRSPLAVVDQLRDFGLQVLATTGTGDAGLDDLLDDGSLARPTAWLFGSEAHGLPGELLTAADKRVRVPIYGGAESLNLAAAAAVCLYASARAQR, translated from the coding sequence ATGCTGTTCCCTCCCGGAGGAAACGTGACCTTCTCGCCCCGTACCCCGAGGGTCGTCGCCGCCCGGCGCCTACAGCGCCGCCGCGACCGCGACCAGACCGGCCGCTTCCTGGCGGAGGGCCCGCAGGCCGTGCGGTCCGCCCTGGCCGCGGGGGTCGTTCTCGAGCTCTTCGGTACGGACGCCGCGCTGTCGCGGCACGCCGACCTGGCGGCGCAGGCGCCCGTGGTGTCACCGGTCGACGAGCCGGGCCTCGCGGCGCTGGCCGAGACGGTCCAGCCGCAGGGCCTGGTCGCGGTCTGCGAGCAGATCGACGTGCCGCTGGCCGAGGCGCTGTCCAAGGGGCCGCGCCTGGTCGCGGTGGCCGCCGAGATCCGCGACCCCGGCAACGCCGGCACCATCCTGCGGACGGCCGACGCCGCCGGTGCGACCGCGGTGATCTTCGCCGGCGACGCCGTCGACCCCTACAACGGCAAGTGCGTCCGGGCCTCGGCGGGCAGCCTCTTCCACCTGGACGTGGTCCGGTCCCCGCTGGCGGTCGTCGACCAGCTCCGCGACTTCGGCCTCCAGGTCCTCGCCACCACCGGCACCGGCGACGCCGGCCTCGACGACCTGCTCGACGACGGCTCGCTGGCTCGCCCGACCGCCTGGCTCTTCGGCTCCGAGGCGCACGGCCTGCCCGGGGAGCTGCTGACGGCGGCCGACAAGCGGGTCCGGGTGCCGATCTACGGCGGCGCCGAGAGCCTGAACCTGGCCGCCGCCGCGGCGGTCTGCCTGTACGCCTCGGCCCGCGCCCAGCGCTAG